Genomic DNA from Bifidobacterium sp. ESL0769:
CGCATGTTGTCTCTGAGCTGTCCGCCTTCGAGCCCGAAACTCACCACAGCGGCGACCAACGTAGTGGCCTCAATCCCCTGCGTAGTGTTGTGCGTGACGATGCAGGATTGACGCGCCGCAGCGCACAAATCCTGACCGGGCGCGAACGCGATGCCGACCGGTGCCGCCCGCATGGCCCCACCATTGGTGGTGCCGTACTTGCCTGTGAGTTCCGGCGACACGCCTTGCGAAAGTTTTTCCAACGCGGCCTTGGTGGAAGGCCCGAGCAGGTCCAACGAGCCCTTGGCCCGCATACGCTGCTCCCACGCCAGCAAATCCTGAGCATAGGCCATGACATCAAGGTCGCCGCCATCATCAATAAGCCTGCAGGCCAGAATGAACGCCTGATCGGTGTCATCGGTCACCGAACCCGCTTTCATCGACGGAGCAATCGGCTGGTCGTCGACCGCGTCACGAAAGTCGCGAATCGGGCCACCATAGGCCTTGACTATGGAGTCATGAGACATGCTTTGCGTCGGCATTCCCAGCGCGTCGCCAATCGCCAGACCGACCAATGCGCCTCGCGCTCGTTCCAGAAGATTCATCGGTTTTGTCCGCCTTCTTCTCTTACTCGAAGATGATAGAAACGTCTGTTTCTCACTTATAGTCAATAAGACTATAACTAAGGATACAGAAACGCAATCCCATTGCGGTCGAGGGTGTTTCGTTGACCTAAACCTCAGTTATCGCAAGCGCTCTTTGCAAGATAAATCGCCGGCAAATCACGCTCCTGCAAACGCTGGGCCGACTTGTCTCCATTGACTTTTTACGACCTTCTCTATAAAGCCAACAAAGGGTGGTCGTCACAAAAGCGACGGCCACCCAACATAGCATGCACAGAATATTGTCTACAACATCACAGCAGCAAGATCACTGCAAACTCACTGGAACCACATCAAAGTAATGTTCATATCAACAACATCACAGCAACATAATCACCACGACACTCACAGCAACGCAGTAATCACAGCACTCACAACAACGTCTTGGGACTGAGCTTGCTCATATCCTGCGGCTCGAGCACTTCGGCCGCGTGCAGATAGAGTCGCGGGATGCGGGTGCGCAGGCAGGTGAAGATCTCGTAGCTGATGGTGTCGGCGGCGCGCGCCCAGTCGTCGGCGGTCGGCTCCACGAACTGTTCACCCCGGCCTGGGCCGAAGAGTTCGACAGTATCACCCTCATGCACGTTGAGTTTTTCAGAGTCGCCGTGCAGATCAATGATGAACTGGTCCATGCACACACGCCCGGAAACACGCATCAGCTTCGGTCCCTCGGAGGTCATCACACGCACCGGCCCGCCCGGCTTCTTCGTGTGCTTCGCGCCGGCTTCGTCGAACCCGGAAGCTGAGCGATGGATGCCATCGGCATAGCCAAGCGGCACGATGGCCGTGCTGGTCGCCACGTCGGTGATATAGGTGCGTCCGTACGAAATCCCGTGTCCAGCTTCAACGCTTTTGACCGTGGCCAGTTGAGCCTGCAAGGTCATGGCTGGCTTCAGCCCATATTTCGACGGCGTGCCCATCGCCGGATCAGCCTCGTACCCGTAAAGTCCGATCCCCGGTCGGGTCAGTTCAAAGCGCGTTTCCGGACGCGAAAGCGTGGCTGCGGTATTGGCGATATGACGGATTTGCGGCGGAATACCTGCCTTCTCCATCCGTGAAGTGAACTGCTTGAAGCTTTCGATCTGCTGATCGGTCGCTTCTACAAATTCCGGGACGTCGGGCGCATCGGCCACAGAGAAATGGCTCCACTGCCCCACGATGTCGAACACGCCTTCCTTGGCGAGCGGAACGAGCTTGTCGAGCGCGGCCTGGAACCCGGCCTCGGTGAAGCCGTTGCGGCCGAAACCGGTGTCGACCTTGACGTGCACGCGCGCCGGCATGCCAAGCTTGCGTGCAGCGGCGGCCACCGCGTCGATGCCGTCGAGCGAGCCAACCGAAATGTCGATGTCACTGGCGATGAGTTCGATCAGCGGGGCGTTGCGTCCGTTGTACATCCAAGTGAGAATGTGGCAACGGCTCGAATCGATGCCGGCCATGCGCAGCAGCAGCGCTTCACGCGGTTGCGCGGTTCCCAACCATGTC
This window encodes:
- the alr gene encoding alanine racemase; the protein is MTLNALEPWPFSSALGKANYTAALRRYPGQAIVDLKAMRDNMRHLVEVVGGPKSGTAVMGVVKADGYGHGLIPSALAALAGGATWLGTAQPREALLLRMAGIDSSRCHILTWMYNGRNAPLIELIASDIDISVGSLDGIDAVAAAARKLGMPARVHVKVDTGFGRNGFTEAGFQAALDKLVPLAKEGVFDIVGQWSHFSVADAPDVPEFVEATDQQIESFKQFTSRMEKAGIPPQIRHIANTAATLSRPETRFELTRPGIGLYGYEADPAMGTPSKYGLKPAMTLQAQLATVKSVEAGHGISYGRTYITDVATSTAIVPLGYADGIHRSASGFDEAGAKHTKKPGGPVRVMTSEGPKLMRVSGRVCMDQFIIDLHGDSEKLNVHEGDTVELFGPGRGEQFVEPTADDWARAADTISYEIFTCLRTRIPRLYLHAAEVLEPQDMSKLSPKTLL
- a CDS encoding ADP-ribosylglycohydrolase family protein, with product MNLLERARGALVGLAIGDALGMPTQSMSHDSIVKAYGGPIRDFRDAVDDQPIAPSMKAGSVTDDTDQAFILACRLIDDGGDLDVMAYAQDLLAWEQRMRAKGSLDLLGPSTKAALEKLSQGVSPELTGKYGTTNGGAMRAAPVGIAFAPGQDLCAAARQSCIVTHNTTQGIEATTLVAAVVSFGLEGGQLRDNMRKAISLVHGMGRLGNWSAKASVAARVEALIDYLDSPSGRVVCREDDDFAAFLRDIVGTSVEANESVPAAFAIAYRFAGRPFGALCFAASLGGDTDTMAAMAGAMLGAAYGPDTFGEERVRKVEKLNVLDVDGVASGLVALRNRDAR